The genomic region GGCTCTGATGACTTCGCTCCGGCATCGCGGCCGGCACGGAGGCCGGCCCCACCCGTTGCATCGGTGGCGCAGGCCTCCGTGCCTGCGTCCGATAGGCGCCAGGTCATTTGAGCGCCGCTATGAGACGCGTGCACGCGCGAGATGGAAGCCTTGTCTTTGCCCTGTGCCTTGCGGCGGGCCTCGCCGGATTCGCTCGGCAGGACGCAGACCGCCAGCGCCAGGAGCAAGGCCAGGAAACGTCCAAGCCAGGCTCGGCGGGCGATCTCTGCTGCCATTCGAGAGCGATGCTAGCATGGGCGCTATGGCCGTTTCCGTGTCCCGTGCGGTTGCAGCCGGCATCCGCGACCACTTCATGTCCTTGCCGGGCTGGGCCCGCGTGTTCGTGCTCACGTTCGCCCTGTACGGCATCCCGGCCGCCACCAAGGCGACCTGGTTCACGACCCACTCGCACCTGGCCTACGCCATTCTCAACGGCTCGTTCTCGCTCCCTGCGCCCTACGGCACGACCGAGATCGTCCACTGGCCCAACGGCGAGAAGTACGTCGCCTACGGCGTCACGCCGTCGTTCTTCCTGATGCCCTTCGTCGCCATCCTGGGCCGCGGCGTGCACCAACCGGTGTGCTCGGCCATATTCGGCGCCGCGGGCGTCGCGTGCTTCTGGGCCTTCCTGGGGCACATGAAGGGAGTCTCCGAGCACAGCCGCAAGTGGCTCACCATCCTGCTGGCCGCCGGATCGCCCTTCGCCTACTACGCGGCCGAGAATGGCGGCAACTGGTCCATCACGCACAGCGTCGCGGTGGTGTGCCTCTTGGCCTGCATGCTCCTGTCGCGCACCGGCAATCCGGGCTGGGCGGGGCTGTTCTTCGGCCTTGGCGTGCTGTCGCGCAATCCCGTGCTGTACCTGGCGCCGGCGATGGTGCTGGTCCTCTGGGCGCCCGAGGCCGAGTCGTGGCGCGAGATCCGCCCGGACTGGCGCAAACTGGCGGTGTTCCTGGTCGGCTTCGGAGTGGCGGCGCTGATAGGCGCCTACTACAACTGGGCGCGGTTCGACACGCCGTTCGAAAACGGCTACACGCACATCCTCAACAACGACCCCATCGCCGATTTCGGCAGGAAACCGGCCTTCGCGCTCGAGTACGCCCGCCACAACGTGCAGCACTACCTGTTCAATCCGCCCATCCGCTACGACAGGTTCCCCTGGTACGGGCCGGACATCGCCGGGATGAGCATGTTCCTGGCCTTCCCGGCCCTGCTGCTCCTGCCGCTGGCCAGGTTCCGGCGCCCCCTGGTGCAGGTGGCGTTGGCCTGCATGCTGGTGGTGCAGGCGATGTACTGGGTCTTCATCGGGGACGGGCGCGGCCAGTTCGGCATGCGCTACACGACCGACTACCTGCCGATGGTGATGCTGTTGCTGATGACGGCGCTGGGCACGCGCTTCGGGCGTTTCGCGCAGGTCCTCACCGTGCTTGGCTTCCTGGTCGAGATATGGGGTTTCGCGACCTGGCGCGCCAACGGCTGGTAGTACGGGCGATCCCAGGCATGGCCGTCTTGGGCTACGCGTTGAAGTCGGCCGTGAAGTCGTCGCCGCGGATGCGGAAGCGGCCGTTGCCGTAGTTCGTGAACTGGATCTCGACCATGCGCCCCTTGTCGGCGTCGGGCACGGTCATCCTCGTGGTCTGGCCCTCGACGCGGATGCGGGCGACGTCGCCCTGCTGGACCTTGCCGTTTTCGTCCTTGGTGAATTCGTAGCCGCCGCCCGGTTTCTTCTCTACCGAGACCGACACGTCCTTCTCGACCTTCTTGCCGAAGATGCGGTCGCGGATCTGGATCTCGAACTCGCAGCCGTCCTCGTTCATCTTGTTGACGGTCGCGGTGCCACGGACGGTAAAGCCGCTCTTCTTGACCTTGACGGGCACCTGCTCGCCGACTTCCACGCCCTCGACCGTGAGGTCGAGCTTCGTGCTGGCCTGGGTGCCGAGATCGAGCCGGTCGCGGGAAGCGCGGCGCGGGCGTTCGGCGGCGCCGTCGCGCGGGCGGCAGCCGTGCGCGTGGCCGTGCCGCACCTGGGTCGTCGCGCCGATCGCCATCGTCTTCCCTCACTCCTCAAAAACACATCAGCCGGAGGAGTTATCCCGAA from Candidatus Tanganyikabacteria bacterium harbors:
- a CDS encoding glycosyltransferase family 39 protein, whose product is MAVSVSRAVAAGIRDHFMSLPGWARVFVLTFALYGIPAATKATWFTTHSHLAYAILNGSFSLPAPYGTTEIVHWPNGEKYVAYGVTPSFFLMPFVAILGRGVHQPVCSAIFGAAGVACFWAFLGHMKGVSEHSRKWLTILLAAGSPFAYYAAENGGNWSITHSVAVVCLLACMLLSRTGNPGWAGLFFGLGVLSRNPVLYLAPAMVLVLWAPEAESWREIRPDWRKLAVFLVGFGVAALIGAYYNWARFDTPFENGYTHILNNDPIADFGRKPAFALEYARHNVQHYLFNPPIRYDRFPWYGPDIAGMSMFLAFPALLLLPLARFRRPLVQVALACMLVVQAMYWVFIGDGRGQFGMRYTTDYLPMVMLLLMTALGTRFGRFAQVLTVLGFLVEIWGFATWRANGW